From the Desulfovibrio sp. JY genome, one window contains:
- a CDS encoding polymer-forming cytoskeletal protein, giving the protein MGKHDINAFLGAGTSFVGRLAFDGVVRIDGTFEGEIVSSGTLIVGKGARVTGRLEVGRLVCGGAVAAEVTAAVLVAVHATGRLTGSVRAPAMSLEEGGRLDGEVVMGGPNDVRQDPENGPVALTGGEAAPERV; this is encoded by the coding sequence GTGGGCAAGCACGACATCAACGCCTTTTTGGGGGCCGGGACGTCCTTTGTCGGACGCCTGGCCTTTGACGGCGTGGTGCGCATCGACGGGACATTCGAAGGCGAGATCGTCTCTTCCGGGACTCTGATCGTGGGCAAAGGCGCGCGGGTCACCGGCCGGCTCGAGGTCGGCCGGCTGGTATGCGGCGGCGCGGTCGCGGCCGAGGTCACGGCCGCGGTCCTGGTCGCCGTGCACGCGACCGGGCGTCTGACCGGCTCGGTGCGCGCCCCGGCCATGTCCCTGGAGGAAGGCGGGCGACTCGATGGCGAGGTGGTCATGGGCGGGCCGAACGATGTTCGCCAGGATCCCGAAAACGGTCCGGTGGCGCTGACGGGCGGCGAGGCCGCGCCAGAGAGGGTATAG
- the rodA gene encoding rod shape-determining protein RodA → MPFDRRLILCVNWPLLGLTALLFGVGVLNLYSASGFRMGDELSMQPFYNKQLIWGLGGLCCMLAMVLFDYKHLATIAWPLAIFVAVLLIMVLLFGKTVSGAKRWLPIGGYAFQPSELAKIAMLLLAAKILSKRSERMGWIDLAGILAVSLPIAGLIIVEPDLGTGLNVLLLVCGLILYRGLTGPVLKTLAIAGPILIPCGWFFLKPYQKGRILTLFDPQRDPLGAGYHIIQSQIAIGSGQMWGKGFLEGTQSQLRYLPEKHTDFAVAVFAEEWGFVGAIALLTLFCLFLLQFYVTARNAKDRFGSYLAAGVFFYFFWQILINMGMVLGIMPVVGIPLPFISYGGSATIVNFTLVGIVVNVSMRRFLFKKG, encoded by the coding sequence ACTGGCCCCTGCTCGGCCTGACCGCCCTGCTGTTCGGGGTCGGGGTGCTCAACCTCTACTCGGCCAGCGGCTTTCGCATGGGCGACGAACTGTCCATGCAGCCCTTTTACAACAAGCAGCTCATCTGGGGCCTCGGCGGGCTGTGCTGCATGCTGGCCATGGTGCTCTTCGACTACAAGCACCTGGCCACCATCGCCTGGCCCCTGGCCATCTTCGTGGCCGTGCTGCTGATCATGGTGCTCCTTTTCGGCAAGACCGTGTCCGGGGCCAAACGCTGGCTGCCCATCGGCGGTTACGCTTTTCAGCCGAGCGAACTGGCCAAGATCGCCATGCTGCTCCTGGCCGCCAAGATCCTCTCCAAGCGCTCGGAGCGCATGGGCTGGATCGATCTGGCCGGCATTCTGGCCGTGTCCCTGCCCATCGCCGGGCTCATCATCGTCGAGCCCGACCTCGGCACCGGGCTCAACGTGCTCCTTTTGGTGTGCGGCCTGATCCTCTATCGGGGGCTCACCGGGCCGGTCCTCAAGACCCTGGCCATCGCCGGGCCGATCCTCATTCCCTGCGGCTGGTTTTTTCTCAAACCCTACCAGAAGGGCCGTATCCTGACGCTCTTCGATCCCCAGCGCGATCCGCTCGGCGCGGGCTACCACATCATCCAGTCCCAGATCGCCATCGGCTCGGGGCAGATGTGGGGCAAGGGCTTTCTGGAGGGCACGCAAAGCCAGCTGCGCTACCTGCCGGAAAAGCACACCGACTTCGCCGTGGCGGTCTTCGCCGAGGAGTGGGGCTTTGTCGGGGCCATCGCGCTTTTGACCCTTTTCTGCCTGTTTCTGCTGCAATTCTACGTCACGGCCAGAAACGCCAAGGACCGCTTCGGCAGCTATCTGGCGGCCGGGGTCTTCTTCTATTTCTTCTGGCAAATCCTCATCAATATGGGTATGGTGCTCGGCATCATGCCGGTCGTTGGCATCCCCCTGCCGTTTATCAGCTACGGGGGGAGCGCCACCATCGTGAACTTCACCCTCGTGGGCATCGTCGTGAACGTCTCCATGCGGCGCTTTTTATTCAAGAAGGGCTAG